A window from Drosophila nasuta strain 15112-1781.00 chromosome 3, ASM2355853v1, whole genome shotgun sequence encodes these proteins:
- the LOC132794426 gene encoding N-alpha-acetyltransferase 35, NatC auxiliary subunit homolog, with protein sequence MQGITTEQPTDFQAATAAAAAAAAAATVSAMRTKSESRDLEREREREGNSISEQDEWSVSECGFNDPEVQRAMRGGSAAEDITQYPIHGWVDVTQEFHEACAELLPGELAQDMLFGLFEAMSAIEIMDPKMDVGMGFDKFDLPPPSFEAAVAMGAIKLDALEPAELIGVFDALFACLVSWLEGNSMDQVLFTCLYLHAPSQIQDKALRVFCIAVRNLIVVIKNIIILAAVNEEEDFQLYGNSALLGAEKTQPATIAGQLKDVEDELVRKCKKLPPAEDQNLMAVVHRLRFMRHLFQAIYQVELMASAESAEEAVNEIYKNLNVASELLPLIKRTIERGTQPVEGSEAPNPMGFSPRIHDRSQPPTFPRSIKIRERPASYQFLEEMVARFKYACKVIRHKDYYSALNFFIEYSRKSGHCILSRSVLQNLFSSSIRLAHGKQSMKRFLRHSVQAFNSPPVLNLKHPVASDPKVQQHLETFFRYCTNMNTFNQFIRLCGFNRARQRDKLAHLIENFDPLQVDAVRLDSLMNQLANERAMEGNELHATALKHSTHFSTWVLYNCFRAMLIYLMSGFELELYAVHEFLYIYWYPYEFLVGFLVSALTRTENILLAQEEYAEHQSKLQVNGGGGGAGGKNRKAAKPKKNKKQQRPYRQEIIYYHALLSLCGGMYKAMGALTKDGRVRLPMSKFDSEEIRYNRRFAPFVPLTSPPPVSYAEFKSIRDHMMLSSVEELYSVAAKHFDQARNVLESIQNPEQEILDLLQIARTNFVVMNVLARGHQKELKRQPEFDFSKHTYFPIIKLK encoded by the exons ATGCAAGGCATTACGACGGAGCAGCCTACGGACTTTCAGGCAGCCACTGCCgccgcagctgcagccgctgctgctgccacagttTCTGCAATGCGAACGAAATCAGAGTCAAGGGACTTGGAAcgggagcgggagcgggaAGGCAATAGCATTAGTGAACAAGACGAGTGGAGTGTCAGCGAATGTGGTTTCAACGATCCGGAGGTGCAGCGTGCCATGCGTGGCGGTAGCGCCGCCGAGGACATTACACAATATCCCATTCATGGCTGGGTTGATGTGACCCAAGAGTTCCACGAGGCGTGTGCCGAGCTGCTGCCCGGTGAACTAGCACAAGATATGCTCTTTGGCTTGTTCGAGGCCATGTCGGCTATAGAGATTATGGATCCTAAGATGGACGTGGGCATGGGCTTTGATAAGTTCGATTTGCCGCCGCCTTCCTTCGAGGCAGCCGTTGCG ATGGGAGCTATTAAGTTAGATGCCTTGGAGCCGGCGGAACTGATTGGTGTCTTTGATGCACTGTTTGCCTGCTTGGTTTCTTGGCTCGAGGGCAACTCCATGGATCAGGTGCTCTTTACCTGCTTGTATCTGCATGCTCCATCTCAGATACAGGATAAGGCGCTGCGCGTCTTTTGCATTGCTGTGCGCAATCTTATTGTGGTCATCAAGAATATTATTATCTTAGCGGCCGTTAATGAGGAGGAAGACTTTCAATTGTACGGCAATTCGGCGCTGCTGGGAGCGGAAAAAACACAACCCGCCACGATTGCCGGGCAGTTGAAGGACGTGGAGGATGAGCTAGTCCGCAAGTGCAAGAAGTTGCCACCGGCAGAGGATCAGAATCTAATGGCTGTGGTGCATAGATTACGCTTTATGCGGCATCTCTTCCAAGCCATATACCAGGTGGAGTTGATGGCAAGTGCTGAGAGTGCCGAAGAGGCTGTTAATGAGATTTACAAGAACCTGAATGTGGCCTCCGAGTTGCTCCCGCTGATCAAGCGCACCATCGAGCGCGGTACACAGCCTGTGGAGGGTT CTGAGGCACCCAATCCCATGGGCTTCTCGCCGCGCATACATGATCGCAGCCAGCCGCCAACGTTTCCGCGCAGCATCAAGATACGTGAGCGCCCAGCCAGCTATCAGTTTCTAGAGGAAATGGTCGCACGATTTAAGTACGCCTGCAAAGTGATACGTCACAAGGATTACTATTCCGCCCTC AACTTCTTTATCGAATACAGTCGCAAGTCGGGGCACTGCATCCTCTCGCGTAGCGTGCTCCAAAACCTATTTAGCTCGAGTATTCGCTTGGCCCATGGCAAACAGTCGATGAAGCGCTTTTTGAGGCACTCGGTGCAGGCTTTCAATTCACCACCCGTGCTGAATTTGAAGCATCCCGTGGCCAGTGATCCCAAGGTGCAGCAGCATTTGGAAACCTTCTTTCGCTATTGCACCAACATGAACACGTTTAATCAATTCATTCGGCTGTGCGGCTTTAATCGTGCCCGCCAACGCGATAAGTTGGCACACTTGATTGAAAACTTCGACCCCCTGCAGGTAGACGCCGTGCGTTTGGACTCGCTGATGAATCAGCTCGCCAACGAACGCGCCATGGAGGGCAATGAACTGCATGCAACAGCACTCAAACACAGTACGCATTTCTCTACTTGGGTTCTGTACAATTGTTTCCGTGCCATGCTCATTTATTTGATGTCGGGATTCGAGTTGGAATTGTATGCTGTTCACGAGTTTCTCTACATTTATTGGTATCCCTATGAGTTTCTTGTGGGCTTCCTAGTATCGGCGCTCACACGCACCGAGAACATTCTCCTGGCCCAAGAGGAGTACGCCGAGCATCAGAGCAAGCTGCAGGTGAATGGTGGAGGCGGAGGCGCTGGTGGCAAGAATCGCAAAGCGGCCAAGCCTAAGAAGAACAAGAAACAACAGCGTCCATATCGCCAGGAGATTATCTACTATCATGCTCTGCTCAGTTTGTGCGGCGGTATGTATAAGGCAATGGGCGCACTGACCAAAGACGGGCGTGTGCGTCTGCCCATGTCCAAGTTTGACAGCGAGGAGATACGCTACAATCGTCGGTTTGCTCCTTTCGTGCCTCTGACTAGCCCGCCGCCCGTTTCCTATGCGGAATTCAAGAGCATACGCGACCACATGATGCTCAGCAGCGTCGAAGAATTGTACAGCGTGGCCGCCAAACATTTCGATCAAGCGCGCAATGTACTCGAAAGCATACAGAACCCCGAACAGGAG attctGGATCTGCTGCAAATAGCGCGCACCAACTTTGTGGTCATGAATGTGTTGGCTCGCGGTCATCAAAAGGAACTGAAACGTCAGCCGGAATTCGATTTCTCGAAGCACACCTATTTCCCCATCATAAAACTGAAATAA
- the LOC132794427 gene encoding programmed cell death protein 2 produces MAVDLGFAEESSNTAWLSNRYFPSKLGGQPAWLELEVLPTTTQLQCNKCQAQKAFLCQLYAAFEDDFNFHRSIYVFVCRNAGCQEANKAENFTVLRSQLPLKNKFYSEEEPSEDGDPLPAIPSPKKLCAACGCFAPHTCSRCKSVNYCSGGHQRAHWKQHKPNCEAGKSDIVGDTLPAIVFPEYEIVMEPEPAIEAVDKDEEECLAEYAELSASGKTGELKDVSENELDKYFGNAEASEDKAFKEFRKQTAAEPEQIVRYKRSGEPLWISDVESTIGAQLQAMPYCRHCQGSLQFEFQIMPQMLVLLKDDSLDWGVIAVYSCAKSCPIDGYVEEHVVKQDIVAPPPDKT; encoded by the exons ATGGCTGTTGATCTAGGATTTGCGGAGGAATCCTCCAATACCGCTTGGCTTAGTAATCGTTACTTTCCCAGCAAGCTGGGTGGACAGCCCGCTTGGCTAGAGCTGGAAGTGCTGCCCACCACAACGCAGCTGCAATGCAACAAGTGTCAAGCACAAAAAGCATTCCTTTGCCAACTTTACGCAGCTTTCGAGGATGATTTCAACTTCCACCGCAGCATTTACGTGTTTGTGTGTCGTAATGCCGGTTGCCAGGAAGCGAACAAAGCAGA GAACTTCACAGTACTGCGCTCTCAACTGCCcttgaaaaacaaattctaCTCGGAAGAGGAACCTTCGGAAGATGGCGATCCTTTA CCTGCCATTCCGAGTCCAAAGAAACTGTGCGCTGCTTGCGGCTGCTTTGCTCCCCACACCTGCAGCCGCTGCAAGAGTGTCAACTATTGCTCTGGCGGTCATCAGCGTGCCCATTGGAAGCAGCACAAACCGAATTGTGAAGCTGGCAAATCAGATATAGTTGGGGATACGCTGCCTGCAATTGTTTTCCCTGAATACGAAATTGTTATGGAGCCTGAACCAGCAATCGAAGCAGTTGACAAAGACGAAGAAGAATGTCTGGCCGAATACGCGGAACTCTCAGCTAGCGGGAAGACGGGTGAACTTAAGGACGTATCCGAGAATGAATTGGATAAGTACTTTGGAAATGCAGAAGCCAGCGAAGATAAAGCATTCAAAGAGTTTAGAAAGCAAACCGCAGCTGAGCCGGAGCAAATTGTACGCTATAAGCGCAGTGGCGAACCTCTATGGATATCTGACGTTGAGTCCACAATTGGGGCTCAGTTACAGGCTATGCCTTATTGCCGACATTGCCAGGGATCGCTGCAGTTTGAGTTTCAAATAATGCCACAAATGCTGGTGTTGCTCAAGGATGACAGCTTGGATTGGGGCGTGATTGCAGTTTACAGCTGTGCAAAGAGTTGCCCGATTGATGGCTATGTGGAGGAGCATGTCGTTAAGCAGGACATTGTAGCACCTCCTCCTGATAAGACGTGA
- the LOC132794425 gene encoding protein tamozhennic isoform X1: protein MNRATLALNESPWCCCMSRHANMSDYLPWTELYEDILNLHWKYLDADLGDQKLKDRKNLEYCLKNFLSVVSHDRKFFLPETGQVLRRTVCDLNEFTGQRAIIGFEAISQYASNLYTKPWRKEFRELKTYSGSYQHEVESNLLDADKLFLAMGYRRSAEDTFVLEGPICPDQVANVARDAMTAYVECQIMKRIYASLQSTGLNCTWKEIFHYRESHICNASQAIKDISEKLMRREQKQKQQQHQDLINLENTYSNVTRNRCENCVTEKQTMLRGHGNSNRNACALHQSVPPTNLSCMYQQPSAALMTHSRSLEHYQEPHALLPHRHSFDQHPKDCSVQHQHSHSHPHPHLNPHLYEVPYDCLDGLSMGSTASYAAVTGGYNAPGNRIPLPYNISSQLNAQYDTPHDGYANADHNSSNMYASIGKPTTASAVPHSCGYYGTHVPVAPQSNRHSANVAAMQHRQSTYPPDEHLIAFNEHAQLMQHDFSDPRQYEPRYGQQASIPRIQSSKHGMNSGMYAQPSVYTGGNYDLPTTLPQPPQHQPDMCVYAQPMPKSSRIRAQREAAESSTLDRPQRHHDQLIDPLDNNRKATHKELRERISLTAGAIAAPVDAHYHHHQQHQHQRDRDLNISDTTTTSYESPSLDEFTFVNSASPPLNPKEQDGLGSYEAWNYVFKNLDNKDLGDRDDLLMQSLDLDALTLANGGHSPTAASVEKRRPEAHSQTVNVEKSRALEKKREVRAVHAPPPTPAPNSSIAGVKKVKSALKTATIDNRTTGSRVETHTGAIAKTSAGRNRKNSTGAVAKQPPPVSTQLIVTSPNEWSCRFCTFLNPDTTRVCAMCSHSKDFNMEAAANVSQHASSTCV, encoded by the exons ATGAATC GAGCCACACTTGCATTGAATGAGAGTCCTTGGTGTTGCTGCATGTCACGCCACGCCAACATGTCGGACTATTTACCCTGGACAGAACTTTATGAAGACATACTGAACTTGCACTGGAAGTATCTTGACGCCGACTTGGGTGACCAGAAGCTGAAGGATCGTAAGAATCTGGAAT ATTGCCTGAAGAACTTTCTTAGCGTGGTGTCGCACGATCGCAAATTCTTTTTGCCGGAAACGGGGCAAGTACTGCGCCGAACCGTCTGCGATTTGAATGAGTTTACGGGCCAGCGAGCAATCATTGGCTTCGAGGCCATCAGCCAGTATGCCAGCAATCTGTACACCAAACCGTGGCGTAAAGAATTTCGCGAACTGAAG ACTTACTCTGGCTCGTATCAGCATGAAGTGGAGTCCAATTTGTTGGATGCCGATAAGCTATTTCTGGCCATGGGCTATCGTCGCAGTGCCGAGGATACGTTTGTGTTGGAGGGACCAATTTGTCCGGACCAGGTTGCAAATGTGGCACGCGATGCCATGACCGCCTATGTGGAGTGCCAAATTATGAAACGGATTTATGCTAGTCTTCAGTCTACCGGCTTAAATTGCACTTGGAAGGAGATTTTCCATTATCGTGAAAGCCACATTTGCAACGCTTCCCAGGCCATCAAGGATATAAGCGAGAAACTTATGCGCAGAgagcaaaaacagaaacagcagcagcatcaggaCCTCATCAATTTGGAGAACACGTACAGCAATGTGACTCGTAATCGCTGTGAAAATTGCGTCACGGAAAAGCAAACGATGCTACGCGGACATGGCAATAGTAATCGCAATGCTTGTGCACTGCATCAGTCAGTCCCGCCCACGAATCTCAGTTGCATGTACCAGCAGCCGTCGGCCGCATTGATGACGCATTCACGTAGCTTGGAGCATTATCAGGAGCCGCATGCACTGTTGCCGCATCGCCATTCATTTGATCAGCATCCCAAGGATTGCAGCGTGCAGCATcagcattcgcattcacatccGCATCCTCATTTGAATCCCCATCTGTATGAGGTGCCCTACGATTGCTTAGATGGTCTAAGCATGGGCAGCACCGCATCGTATGCAGCCGTTACGGGTGGCTACAACGCACCCGGCAATCGCATTCCTTTGCCGTACAACATCTCTAGCCAACTGAACGCACAATATGACACGCCACACGATGGCTACGCGAATGCGGACCACAATAGTAGCAATATGTATGCCAGCATTGGCAAACCAACAACGGCCTCAGCTGTGCCGCATAGTTGTGGATATTATGGCACTCATGTGCCAGTTGCTCCACAGAGTAATCGACACTCAGCTAATGTGGCTGCCATGCAGCACAGACAGAGCACATATCCGCCGGATGAGCATCTGATTGCGTTCAATGAGCATGCGCAGCTGATGCAACATGATTTCAGCGATCCACGTCAGTACGAACCGCGTTATGGTCAACAAGCGAGTATACCGCGCATTCAGTCAAGCAAGCATGGCATGAATAGCGGTATGTATGCGCAACCATCGGTCTACACCGGTGGCAACTACGACTTGCCAACGACGCTGCCACAGCCGCCACAGCATCAGCCGGATATGTGTGTCTATGCCCAGCCCATGCCCAAAAGCAGCCGCATTCGTGCACAGCGTGAAGCGGCGGAATCATCAACATTAGACAGGCCTCAGCGGCATCATGATCAACTCATT GATCCCCTGGACAATAATCGCAAAGCGACGCACAAGGAATTGAGGGAGCGTATTAGTCTGACAGCTGGCGCAATAGCAGCACCAGTGGATGcccattatcatcatcatcaacaacaccaacatcagCGAGATCGTGATCTGAACATCTCCGATACAACAACTACCAGCTATGAATCGCCCAGTTTGGATGAGTTTACATTTGTAAACAGCGCGTCGCCGCCACTAAATCCCAAAGAACAGGATGGTCTTGGCAGCTACGAGGCCTGGAACTATGTGTTTAAGAATCTTGACAACAAGGATCTGGGCGATCGTGACGATTTGCTGATGCAGAGCTTGGACCTCGACGCACTGACACTAGCTAATGGAGGACACTCCCCGACTGCTGCTAGCGTCGAAAAGCGACGCCCTGAGGCGCACAGTCAAACGGTCAATGTGGAAAAGTCACGAGCATTGGAGAAGAAACGTGAAGTACGAGCTGTACACGCGCCGCCTCCAACACCAGCtcccaacagcagcatcgCGGGTGTGAAGAAAGTGAAATCTGCATTAAAAACAGCTACAATTGACAATCGAACAACTGGCTCTAGAGTGGAGACACACACGGGCGCCATAGCAAAAACCTCAGCTGGTCGAAATCGAAAGAACTCAACTGGCGCTGTGGCTAAACAACCGCCACCTGTGTCCACGCAACTGATTGTGACCAGTCCAAATGAATGGAGTTGTCGCTTCTGCACGTTTCTAAATCCTGACACTACACGCGTCTGCGCGATGTGCTCGCACAGCAAGGATTTCAATATGGAGGCCGCGGCGAATGTATCACAGCATGCCTCATCCACCTGTGTCTAG
- the LOC132794425 gene encoding protein tamozhennic isoform X2: MSRHANMSDYLPWTELYEDILNLHWKYLDADLGDQKLKDRKNLEYCLKNFLSVVSHDRKFFLPETGQVLRRTVCDLNEFTGQRAIIGFEAISQYASNLYTKPWRKEFRELKTYSGSYQHEVESNLLDADKLFLAMGYRRSAEDTFVLEGPICPDQVANVARDAMTAYVECQIMKRIYASLQSTGLNCTWKEIFHYRESHICNASQAIKDISEKLMRREQKQKQQQHQDLINLENTYSNVTRNRCENCVTEKQTMLRGHGNSNRNACALHQSVPPTNLSCMYQQPSAALMTHSRSLEHYQEPHALLPHRHSFDQHPKDCSVQHQHSHSHPHPHLNPHLYEVPYDCLDGLSMGSTASYAAVTGGYNAPGNRIPLPYNISSQLNAQYDTPHDGYANADHNSSNMYASIGKPTTASAVPHSCGYYGTHVPVAPQSNRHSANVAAMQHRQSTYPPDEHLIAFNEHAQLMQHDFSDPRQYEPRYGQQASIPRIQSSKHGMNSGMYAQPSVYTGGNYDLPTTLPQPPQHQPDMCVYAQPMPKSSRIRAQREAAESSTLDRPQRHHDQLIDPLDNNRKATHKELRERISLTAGAIAAPVDAHYHHHQQHQHQRDRDLNISDTTTTSYESPSLDEFTFVNSASPPLNPKEQDGLGSYEAWNYVFKNLDNKDLGDRDDLLMQSLDLDALTLANGGHSPTAASVEKRRPEAHSQTVNVEKSRALEKKREVRAVHAPPPTPAPNSSIAGVKKVKSALKTATIDNRTTGSRVETHTGAIAKTSAGRNRKNSTGAVAKQPPPVSTQLIVTSPNEWSCRFCTFLNPDTTRVCAMCSHSKDFNMEAAANVSQHASSTCV; this comes from the exons ATGTCACGCCACGCCAACATGTCGGACTATTTACCCTGGACAGAACTTTATGAAGACATACTGAACTTGCACTGGAAGTATCTTGACGCCGACTTGGGTGACCAGAAGCTGAAGGATCGTAAGAATCTGGAAT ATTGCCTGAAGAACTTTCTTAGCGTGGTGTCGCACGATCGCAAATTCTTTTTGCCGGAAACGGGGCAAGTACTGCGCCGAACCGTCTGCGATTTGAATGAGTTTACGGGCCAGCGAGCAATCATTGGCTTCGAGGCCATCAGCCAGTATGCCAGCAATCTGTACACCAAACCGTGGCGTAAAGAATTTCGCGAACTGAAG ACTTACTCTGGCTCGTATCAGCATGAAGTGGAGTCCAATTTGTTGGATGCCGATAAGCTATTTCTGGCCATGGGCTATCGTCGCAGTGCCGAGGATACGTTTGTGTTGGAGGGACCAATTTGTCCGGACCAGGTTGCAAATGTGGCACGCGATGCCATGACCGCCTATGTGGAGTGCCAAATTATGAAACGGATTTATGCTAGTCTTCAGTCTACCGGCTTAAATTGCACTTGGAAGGAGATTTTCCATTATCGTGAAAGCCACATTTGCAACGCTTCCCAGGCCATCAAGGATATAAGCGAGAAACTTATGCGCAGAgagcaaaaacagaaacagcagcagcatcaggaCCTCATCAATTTGGAGAACACGTACAGCAATGTGACTCGTAATCGCTGTGAAAATTGCGTCACGGAAAAGCAAACGATGCTACGCGGACATGGCAATAGTAATCGCAATGCTTGTGCACTGCATCAGTCAGTCCCGCCCACGAATCTCAGTTGCATGTACCAGCAGCCGTCGGCCGCATTGATGACGCATTCACGTAGCTTGGAGCATTATCAGGAGCCGCATGCACTGTTGCCGCATCGCCATTCATTTGATCAGCATCCCAAGGATTGCAGCGTGCAGCATcagcattcgcattcacatccGCATCCTCATTTGAATCCCCATCTGTATGAGGTGCCCTACGATTGCTTAGATGGTCTAAGCATGGGCAGCACCGCATCGTATGCAGCCGTTACGGGTGGCTACAACGCACCCGGCAATCGCATTCCTTTGCCGTACAACATCTCTAGCCAACTGAACGCACAATATGACACGCCACACGATGGCTACGCGAATGCGGACCACAATAGTAGCAATATGTATGCCAGCATTGGCAAACCAACAACGGCCTCAGCTGTGCCGCATAGTTGTGGATATTATGGCACTCATGTGCCAGTTGCTCCACAGAGTAATCGACACTCAGCTAATGTGGCTGCCATGCAGCACAGACAGAGCACATATCCGCCGGATGAGCATCTGATTGCGTTCAATGAGCATGCGCAGCTGATGCAACATGATTTCAGCGATCCACGTCAGTACGAACCGCGTTATGGTCAACAAGCGAGTATACCGCGCATTCAGTCAAGCAAGCATGGCATGAATAGCGGTATGTATGCGCAACCATCGGTCTACACCGGTGGCAACTACGACTTGCCAACGACGCTGCCACAGCCGCCACAGCATCAGCCGGATATGTGTGTCTATGCCCAGCCCATGCCCAAAAGCAGCCGCATTCGTGCACAGCGTGAAGCGGCGGAATCATCAACATTAGACAGGCCTCAGCGGCATCATGATCAACTCATT GATCCCCTGGACAATAATCGCAAAGCGACGCACAAGGAATTGAGGGAGCGTATTAGTCTGACAGCTGGCGCAATAGCAGCACCAGTGGATGcccattatcatcatcatcaacaacaccaacatcagCGAGATCGTGATCTGAACATCTCCGATACAACAACTACCAGCTATGAATCGCCCAGTTTGGATGAGTTTACATTTGTAAACAGCGCGTCGCCGCCACTAAATCCCAAAGAACAGGATGGTCTTGGCAGCTACGAGGCCTGGAACTATGTGTTTAAGAATCTTGACAACAAGGATCTGGGCGATCGTGACGATTTGCTGATGCAGAGCTTGGACCTCGACGCACTGACACTAGCTAATGGAGGACACTCCCCGACTGCTGCTAGCGTCGAAAAGCGACGCCCTGAGGCGCACAGTCAAACGGTCAATGTGGAAAAGTCACGAGCATTGGAGAAGAAACGTGAAGTACGAGCTGTACACGCGCCGCCTCCAACACCAGCtcccaacagcagcatcgCGGGTGTGAAGAAAGTGAAATCTGCATTAAAAACAGCTACAATTGACAATCGAACAACTGGCTCTAGAGTGGAGACACACACGGGCGCCATAGCAAAAACCTCAGCTGGTCGAAATCGAAAGAACTCAACTGGCGCTGTGGCTAAACAACCGCCACCTGTGTCCACGCAACTGATTGTGACCAGTCCAAATGAATGGAGTTGTCGCTTCTGCACGTTTCTAAATCCTGACACTACACGCGTCTGCGCGATGTGCTCGCACAGCAAGGATTTCAATATGGAGGCCGCGGCGAATGTATCACAGCATGCCTCATCCACCTGTGTCTAG
- the LOC132794428 gene encoding antigen 5 like allergen Cul n 1-like isoform X2, with protein MRLLACMLLLMLLQLCSAYNYCHNSTHLCDLVGEKHFICEKHQPYLNKTKYVGTIPNTLRLRKIILSYYNKYRNEVASGTLITLYNKTFPPACRMRELIWDVELAYTARLHAETVSFKHSLCRSVLRFPYAGECIGIVRPISKRRSIKNIMDKTIRDLHLSPFTILISDRVSRVGCAIVVATDCMLNYKSGYCYLITCHFDFIMVSKSFTYKTGEPTSNCSDWESRPSNSFRNLCRNTGKIFPVERK; from the exons ATGAGACTACTGGCATGTATGTTGCtcctgatgctgctgcaacttTGCAGCGCTTACAATTATTGCCACAACTCGACGCATCTTTGTGATTTGGTTGGTGAGAAGCACTTCATCTGCGAGAAGCAT CAACCGTATTTGAACAAGACCAAGTATGTGGGCACCATTCCGAATACGCTACGTCTGCGTAAGATTATCCTCTcgtattacaataaatatcGCAATGAAGTCGCTAGTGGCACTCTGATTACGTTGTACAACAAGACCTTTCCGCCGGCTTGTCGGATGCGTGAATTGATCTGGGATGTGGAACTCGCTTACACGGCGCGATTACACGCCGAAACGGTGTCTTTTAAGCACTCGCTGTGTCGATCTGTTTTGCGGTTCCCTTACGCAGGCGAGTGCATTGGCATCGTGCGACCAATTTCAAAGCGTAgaagcattaaaaatattatggATAAAACAATCAG aGACTTGCATTTGAGCCCATTTACAATTCTTATCAGCGATCGCGTTTCTCGCGTGGGTTGTGCCATTGTGGTTGCTACTGATTGCATGCTCAACTATAAATCCGG GTATTGCTATCTTATAACCTGCCACTTCGATTTTATTATGGTGTCTAAATCCTTTACTTATAAGACGGGAGAGCCAACCAGCAACTGTTCGGACTGGGAATCAAGACCCAGTAATTCCTTTAGAAATCTTTGTCGCAACACCGGCAAAATATTTCCCGTA GAACGCAAATGA
- the LOC132794428 gene encoding antigen 5 like allergen Cul n 1-like isoform X1 → MRLLACMLLLMLLQLCSAYNYCHNSTHLCDLVGEKHFICEKHQPYLNKTKYVGTIPNTLRLRKIILSYYNKYRNEVASGTLITLYNKTFPPACRMRELIWDVELAYTARLHAETVSFKHSLCRSVLRFPYAGECIGIVRPISKRRSIKNIMDKTIRFMFETYFRVEDPEQLISFFRVPQDLHLSPFTILISDRVSRVGCAIVVATDCMLNYKSGYCYLITCHFDFIMVSKSFTYKTGEPTSNCSDWESRPSNSFRNLCRNTGKIFPVERK, encoded by the exons ATGAGACTACTGGCATGTATGTTGCtcctgatgctgctgcaacttTGCAGCGCTTACAATTATTGCCACAACTCGACGCATCTTTGTGATTTGGTTGGTGAGAAGCACTTCATCTGCGAGAAGCAT CAACCGTATTTGAACAAGACCAAGTATGTGGGCACCATTCCGAATACGCTACGTCTGCGTAAGATTATCCTCTcgtattacaataaatatcGCAATGAAGTCGCTAGTGGCACTCTGATTACGTTGTACAACAAGACCTTTCCGCCGGCTTGTCGGATGCGTGAATTGATCTGGGATGTGGAACTCGCTTACACGGCGCGATTACACGCCGAAACGGTGTCTTTTAAGCACTCGCTGTGTCGATCTGTTTTGCGGTTCCCTTACGCAGGCGAGTGCATTGGCATCGTGCGACCAATTTCAAAGCGTAgaagcattaaaaatattatggATAAAACAATCAGGTTTATGTTTGAGACATATTTCAGGGTCGAGGATCCGGAGCAGCTAATTAGTTTTTTTCGCGTGCCACA aGACTTGCATTTGAGCCCATTTACAATTCTTATCAGCGATCGCGTTTCTCGCGTGGGTTGTGCCATTGTGGTTGCTACTGATTGCATGCTCAACTATAAATCCGG GTATTGCTATCTTATAACCTGCCACTTCGATTTTATTATGGTGTCTAAATCCTTTACTTATAAGACGGGAGAGCCAACCAGCAACTGTTCGGACTGGGAATCAAGACCCAGTAATTCCTTTAGAAATCTTTGTCGCAACACCGGCAAAATATTTCCCGTA GAACGCAAATGA
- the LOC132794428 gene encoding antigen 5 like allergen Cul n 1-like isoform X3 gives MRLLACMLLLMLLQLCSAYNYCHNSTHLCDLVGEKHFICEKHQPYLNKTKYVGTIPNTLRLRKIILSYYNKYRNEVASGTLITLYNKTFPPACRMRELIWDVELAYTARLHAETVSFKHSLCRSVLRFPYAETCI, from the exons ATGAGACTACTGGCATGTATGTTGCtcctgatgctgctgcaacttTGCAGCGCTTACAATTATTGCCACAACTCGACGCATCTTTGTGATTTGGTTGGTGAGAAGCACTTCATCTGCGAGAAGCAT CAACCGTATTTGAACAAGACCAAGTATGTGGGCACCATTCCGAATACGCTACGTCTGCGTAAGATTATCCTCTcgtattacaataaatatcGCAATGAAGTCGCTAGTGGCACTCTGATTACGTTGTACAACAAGACCTTTCCGCCGGCTTGTCGGATGCGTGAATTGATCTGGGATGTGGAACTCGCTTACACGGCGCGATTACACGCCGAAACGGTGTCTTTTAAGCACTCGCTGTGTCGATCTGTTTTGCGGTTCCCTTACGCAG aGACTTGCATTTGA